A window from Tenacibaculum singaporense encodes these proteins:
- a CDS encoding restriction endonuclease codes for MKTSPNKITIVKASGEAVLFSLTKLKKSLKRTGANDTLVSEILKIVQDELYEGITTKEIYNRAFALLKKKKNVFASKYKLKKAIYELGPTGFPFEHFIAAILKYSGYKVKIGEILQGECIQHEVDVLAHKNNETTVVECKFHSEQGLVCNVKIPLYIHSRYQDVKNHWNTFNKHKTTLTQGWVVTNTRFTNDAEQYGNCAGLYLLSWDYPKENSLKDIIDRLGLYPITVSTLLTKREKQFLLNRDVVLCRELIKDSFYLDHLGVSDIRKKRILEEIQQLCNA; via the coding sequence ATGAAAACTAGTCCAAATAAAATAACAATAGTAAAGGCTTCTGGAGAGGCTGTGCTTTTTTCGTTAACTAAATTAAAAAAGTCACTTAAAAGAACTGGGGCAAATGATACTTTAGTGTCTGAAATTTTAAAAATAGTTCAAGATGAGCTATATGAGGGAATTACTACTAAAGAAATTTACAATAGAGCTTTTGCTTTACTAAAGAAAAAAAAGAATGTATTTGCTTCAAAATACAAATTAAAAAAAGCAATATACGAGTTAGGACCAACAGGTTTTCCTTTTGAACATTTTATAGCAGCAATTTTGAAATATTCTGGATATAAAGTAAAAATAGGAGAGATTTTACAAGGAGAATGTATACAGCATGAGGTTGATGTGTTGGCACATAAAAATAATGAAACTACCGTTGTAGAATGTAAATTTCACAGTGAGCAAGGATTAGTGTGTAATGTTAAAATCCCGTTGTATATCCATTCTCGTTACCAGGATGTGAAAAATCATTGGAACACTTTTAATAAGCATAAAACGACCTTAACTCAAGGTTGGGTAGTGACAAATACACGATTTACAAATGATGCTGAGCAATATGGTAATTGCGCAGGTTTGTATTTGCTGAGTTGGGATTACCCGAAAGAAAATAGCCTAAAAGATATAATTGATAGGTTAGGACTATACCCTATAACGGTCTCTACACTATTAACTAAAAGAGAAAAACAGTTTTTGTTAAATAGAGATGTAGTGTTGTGTAGAGAATTGATAAAAGATAGTTTTTACTTAGATCATTTAGGAGTTTCTGATATTAGAAAGAAAAGAATTCTTGAAGAAATACAACAGTTGTGTAATGCTTAA
- a CDS encoding PAS domain-containing protein yields the protein MERKNLYGYIINSIMVIALGIIYLKQINFNTSDAWWNWVSLGLIVVILGMLTTVFFVLKAQIKAKKKSEEELVKSQELLHSIINNTTNAISVKKINGEYMLVNKKYQSIFEAYGKDLIGKTDHDILPKELADRYLEADLEAMKLGEEIQIEEEIEQPDGKHTYLSVKFPLFDISNRVYAIGSISTDITERKTIMESQKAADTFFNMSIDSLVIASNERFLKVNTSLSDLLGYTKEELLNTPFATYIFPEDIEKTKEAIKKLEEGANLISFNNRWICKDKSIKWLSWNATSDTNTGTLYAVVRDITKDLLFQEENEKRMNELYENQQKLNMIIENISDGVLVANTDKQVILANEVANELFGIEDDSKISIDFSDHFKVLNSYDGKVFPVQNLPAELALEGKVTNDIDVLLMHKETNEIRRVLLSGRPIIDNGNHIAAVVVTIKDISRYKKLETELKRKDQESRRRIGFKKNDSKEKKE from the coding sequence ATGGAAAGAAAGAACTTGTACGGTTATATCATAAATAGCATTATGGTTATAGCGTTGGGTATTATTTATTTAAAACAAATAAATTTTAATACCAGTGATGCTTGGTGGAATTGGGTTTCATTAGGGTTAATAGTTGTTATTTTAGGAATGTTAACAACAGTTTTCTTTGTTTTAAAGGCGCAGATAAAGGCAAAAAAAAAATCGGAAGAAGAGCTTGTAAAAAGTCAAGAATTATTACACTCTATAATTAATAATACAACAAATGCTATCTCTGTAAAAAAAATTAATGGGGAGTATATGTTGGTGAATAAAAAGTATCAATCAATTTTTGAAGCATATGGTAAAGATTTAATAGGAAAAACGGATCATGACATTTTACCAAAAGAATTAGCAGATAGATATCTCGAAGCCGATTTAGAGGCTATGAAGCTAGGTGAAGAAATTCAAATAGAAGAAGAGATTGAGCAGCCTGATGGAAAACATACGTACTTATCTGTTAAGTTTCCTTTATTCGATATTTCAAACAGAGTTTATGCTATTGGAAGTATATCTACAGATATTACAGAAAGAAAAACAATTATGGAGTCGCAAAAGGCTGCGGATACTTTTTTTAATATGTCTATAGATAGTTTGGTTATAGCATCTAATGAGAGGTTTTTAAAAGTAAATACTTCGTTAAGTGATCTTCTAGGGTATACAAAAGAAGAGCTTTTGAATACTCCGTTTGCTACTTACATTTTTCCTGAAGATATTGAAAAAACAAAAGAGGCAATTAAGAAGCTAGAAGAGGGTGCGAATTTAATAAGTTTTAATAACCGATGGATTTGTAAGGATAAAAGTATTAAATGGTTGTCTTGGAATGCTACTTCAGATACGAATACGGGAACATTATATGCTGTGGTTAGAGATATAACCAAAGACTTATTATTTCAAGAAGAGAATGAAAAAAGAATGAATGAGCTGTATGAAAATCAACAAAAGTTGAATATGATTATAGAAAACATTAGTGATGGAGTGTTAGTAGCAAATACGGATAAACAGGTTATATTGGCTAATGAGGTTGCTAATGAGCTTTTTGGGATAGAAGATGATTCAAAAATATCTATTGATTTTTCAGATCATTTTAAAGTGTTGAACTCATATGATGGTAAAGTTTTTCCAGTTCAAAACTTACCAGCTGAACTAGCCTTGGAAGGTAAAGTAACCAACGATATTGATGTGTTATTGATGCATAAAGAAACGAATGAAATAAGAAGAGTGTTGTTGAGTGGAAGACCTATAATTGATAATGGGAATCACATTGCAGCAGTGGTTGTAACTATAAAAGATATAAGCAGATATAAAAAATTAGAAACGGAATTAAAAAGAAAAGATCAAGAGTCAAGAAGAAGAATTGGGTTTAAAAAAAATGATTCAAAAGAAAAGAAAGAATAA
- a CDS encoding BCCT family transporter — protein sequence MKKAKKIIRSDERKSIFGLDVNGPVFFTSSIVIILSVALTLLFKERAQSYFDITQNFIANKTGWLFILAVNIFVTFMLYLAFSKYGNLRIGGAKAKPEFSTTSWFSMLFSAGMGIGLLFWSIAEPVYHFSSPPLADPNTAAAAKEAMNVTFLHWGLHAWGIYALVGLSLAYFTYSRGLPLTIRSVFYPFLGDRIHGRIGDIIDIFAVLATVFGLATSLGLGVKQVAAGLEHVFGLDSGISLQIWLIVGITLIATISVISGVDKGVKFLSEMNMRIAVLLLLAVVILGPTIFILKSFVQNTGSYVNDLINLSTWAEAYTGTEWQNSWTIFYWGWWIAWSPFVGMFIARVSKGRTIREFILGVLIVPTLITLFWITAFGATSLHEILGGDPTIADGVNDNVATALFVFLEDFPFSMALNIIAIILIASFFVTSSDSGSLVVDSLTSGGKIDAPVGQRIFWALAEGAVAAVLLLGGGLKALQTASIATGLPFTLLLLLMCYSLFKGLREDYKEHLKRLNQKEKEEYQETVKRLIDSKKQKS from the coding sequence ATGAAGAAAGCAAAAAAAATAATTAGAAGTGACGAACGGAAATCAATTTTTGGACTCGATGTTAACGGACCTGTATTCTTCACATCTTCAATTGTAATTATACTTAGTGTAGCTTTAACTTTGCTTTTTAAAGAAAGAGCTCAATCATATTTTGATATAACACAGAATTTTATAGCTAACAAAACTGGTTGGCTATTTATCTTGGCTGTGAATATTTTTGTAACATTTATGCTTTACTTAGCTTTTAGTAAGTACGGAAACTTACGTATTGGTGGAGCAAAAGCTAAACCAGAATTCTCAACCACCTCTTGGTTTTCAATGCTCTTTAGTGCTGGTATGGGTATTGGACTACTCTTTTGGAGTATTGCTGAACCTGTTTATCATTTTTCTTCTCCTCCTTTAGCTGATCCTAATACCGCTGCTGCTGCCAAAGAAGCCATGAATGTTACTTTTTTACATTGGGGATTGCATGCTTGGGGTATTTATGCCTTGGTGGGGTTATCTTTAGCTTATTTTACATATTCCAGAGGACTTCCCTTAACAATTCGCTCTGTTTTCTACCCATTTTTAGGAGATAGAATTCATGGTAGAATTGGTGATATTATAGACATTTTTGCTGTTTTAGCTACTGTTTTTGGTTTAGCAACTTCGTTAGGACTAGGTGTTAAGCAAGTTGCTGCTGGTTTGGAACATGTTTTTGGTTTAGATTCTGGTATTTCATTACAAATATGGTTAATTGTAGGAATTACATTAATAGCTACTATTTCTGTTATTTCAGGAGTTGATAAAGGTGTTAAATTTTTAAGTGAAATGAATATGCGTATTGCAGTACTTTTATTACTTGCTGTAGTAATTCTAGGGCCTACTATTTTCATTTTAAAGTCATTTGTCCAAAATACTGGTAGCTATGTTAACGACTTAATCAACCTTTCTACTTGGGCTGAAGCCTATACTGGAACAGAATGGCAAAACTCATGGACTATTTTTTATTGGGGATGGTGGATTGCTTGGTCTCCTTTCGTAGGTATGTTTATTGCCCGTGTTTCTAAAGGAAGGACTATTAGAGAGTTTATTCTTGGAGTATTGATTGTTCCCACATTGATTACCTTATTTTGGATTACGGCTTTTGGAGCAACCTCGTTACATGAAATTTTAGGCGGAGATCCTACTATTGCAGACGGTGTAAATGACAATGTTGCTACCGCTCTTTTTGTCTTCTTAGAAGATTTCCCTTTTTCAATGGCGTTAAATATTATTGCCATTATACTTATTGCTAGTTTCTTTGTTACCTCATCAGATTCTGGTTCATTAGTAGTTGATAGCTTAACTTCAGGCGGAAAAATTGACGCTCCTGTAGGGCAAAGAATATTTTGGGCACTTGCAGAAGGCGCTGTAGCAGCTGTATTATTATTAGGAGGAGGCTTAAAAGCACTTCAAACAGCATCTATTGCAACCGGACTTCCTTTTACTTTACTTTTGTTATTAATGTGCTATTCTCTTTTTAAAGGATTAAGAGAAGATTACAAAGAACATCTTAAACGCCTAAACCAAAAAGAAAAGGAAGAATACCAAGAAACTGTGAAAAGATTAATAGATTCGAAAAAACAAAAATCTTAA
- a CDS encoding universal stress protein: MKIKNILVALDLSELDVTLIKYCSMLAKNHETENVYFIHNVKKYEISNLFSEQLENISIEDIIEEELDNSINKHFNAYCNYELLVSDDAYTESLISYVANKYHADLIILGNKNTYKGSGSVSGKLLRMAKCNILSIPKEANLNPENLMIATDFSSASLKAFNTASSINKKKGSVLKVLNVFKIPQLFFPYIKVDKAREKVEKHVGLQFEKLLNKMKASNVETIKASAGEDSIPEKIRAVAEKDKTDILFVADKGHNNFTSLLVGSVTEELFTHDLHVPLWVVKRYIAS; the protein is encoded by the coding sequence ATGAAAATTAAAAATATACTAGTAGCCTTAGACCTTTCTGAACTAGATGTTACACTTATTAAGTATTGTAGCATGCTTGCAAAAAACCATGAAACAGAAAATGTATATTTTATTCATAATGTAAAAAAATATGAAATAAGCAACTTATTTTCTGAACAGTTAGAAAACATTAGTATTGAAGATATTATTGAAGAGGAGTTAGACAACAGCATTAACAAACATTTTAATGCCTATTGTAATTATGAGTTATTAGTTTCTGACGATGCTTATACAGAAAGTTTAATTAGTTATGTTGCTAACAAATATCATGCTGATTTAATTATTCTTGGCAATAAAAACACATATAAAGGTTCTGGTTCGGTTTCAGGAAAGTTATTACGAATGGCAAAATGTAATATTCTTTCCATTCCTAAAGAAGCCAACCTAAATCCAGAAAACCTAATGATTGCAACCGATTTTTCTTCGGCTTCTCTTAAAGCTTTTAATACTGCTTCTTCTATTAACAAAAAAAAAGGATCTGTCTTAAAAGTATTAAATGTTTTTAAAATTCCTCAGCTATTTTTCCCTTATATCAAAGTAGATAAAGCTCGTGAAAAAGTAGAAAAACATGTAGGATTACAGTTTGAAAAACTACTTAATAAAATGAAAGCCTCAAACGTAGAAACTATAAAAGCTTCAGCTGGTGAAGACAGTATTCCTGAAAAAATAAGAGCTGTTGCTGAGAAGGATAAAACGGATATTTTGTTTGTTGCCGATAAAGGTCACAACAACTTCACTTCTCTTTTAGTGGGAAGTGTTACTGAAGAGTTATTCACTCATGATTTACATGTTCCTTTATGGGTAGTAAAGCGTTACATCGCTTCTTAA